AAAATTCTTGAGTACACCGACTTGTTCTAGATGTGGGATAGCACGGAAATATTCCGACCAAATCCACAACCCAAGCGCAAATAATGCAGCCGTGATCAGAAGCTTTTCCATGCTGCTCTTCCCTATTTTTTAATCATCAAAATCAATTCGAATGGTTTCAAAGCGAACGCGGCCTTCACTAATCGCACGAGCAATGGCTTGCTGTCCTTTGGTTAAGCGTGCACCACCACTTTTAATATCAATTAAGACCACCTCAATATCATCTGCACTGCCTTCACCATCCCGAAAATCGGTATAGCCATCAAATACGACATAGTCGACAGGATCACCTAAGAACTTGGCATCACTCGGTAAATACTGAAATTCAGGCATAATGGGCGCAAGTTGCTCTGCCATTTTGCCTTTAAGCACCGCACGACTGGTATTCACACTGCGTTTTTGCGCAGCACTGAGTGCCTGTTGATGCTCTAATTCAAGTTCCGCAATGTAGCGTTCATATTCTGCTTTAATACGTCCATTTCGTGATTGACCCAAAATTAATGTGGTCAGTACCACACCAATACATGCACCGATCAACATTGCCATCCATATGGACATCTTTATTTCCCTGCTTCTTACTGTCTTAGTTCACTCGACTGAAGTCGAACACTTGCGTCATTGGTCATGATTAAAAGAATGATATGCTAGCCGTATAGAGAATAAAATCATTCAGGGTCATGAAAACGATATTAGTTGCCAATCAAAAAGGCGGTTGCGGTAAAACTTTAACAGCCATTACATTGGCTTCGGCACTGTCTGTCAAAGGTTATCGTGTGGCGCTGGCCGATGCCGATCCGCAAAAATCAGCCGCGCAGTGGTTAAAGCAACGTCCTGATTCCGCAGCGCCCATCGTCCATTTAGATTGGCGACGTCATAAATCGATTGGTGATGTACCGAAAGACTTCGACTATTTAATTATCGATGCACCTGGCACTTATGATGAAAATCAAATGAATGCATTGATTGCAGAGTCCGACACTATTTTGACGCCATTACAGCCTTCTTTTTTTGATATCGATGCGACACGCCGCTTTTTAAAGAAAATTAAAGACATTAAAAAAATTCGTAAAGCCAAGGTTGATCTTTTGTTATTGGCAAATCGAACTAAAGCCAACAGTGCACAGCATGCTGATATTCAGCAATTCTTTGAAAAAATTGAACAACAACCTGTGGCATGGATTGCAGAACGTACCGCTTACAACCGCCTTGCTGCACAAGGTTTAGCGATTTTTGATCAATCTCAGAAAGCCTATCAAGAACTCCATGCACAGTGGCAACCTGTCCTCAATGCCACTGTTGATGACCCGAGCCAATGGTTCTAATGCTGGCTCTTTTTAACAAAGCATCGACTTAAATCTGCAGTCGAGTTGCATCGGTACGTTTTCGTGTGCTTTTTTTTCAGTTAATATGCTGAATAAGCCTTACAAAAAATCATGGAAGTCTGTGCAACCCTACGCGCCTACATTACAAAAAGTCTTGTTGTTTGGACTGTTCTTTATCCTGCTGTTTTTGAGTTTCAGCATTCTCAAATACTTTATCGTGCCTGTGGTTTGGGCTGCGATTATTGCTTATATGACGTGGCCACTCTATCAAAAAGTCATGCATATGTGCGGACAGCGTCGAACGGTCAGTGCGACAGTGATGATTTTGATGGTACTGTTGGTACTGGGCTTACCTTTTATTTTTGCAATCTTTATGTTGCAACATGAAGGCCGTAATTTATATTTCGAATTGCAAAAGCAAGTCTTTTCCGGGCATCTGCATGTACCTGATTTTATTCGTCAACTGCCTTTTGTGGGTAAAGAAATTGCCCGTACAATTCGTGATATCAATACCGATCCGAATAGCATTATTCAAACCGTGTCTGCATGGATTCAAGGTCACCTAAATTACGGTAAAGTTCTGTTTAATGAAATCAGTAAAAATATTTTTAAACTGGTTTTTGCCGTCATGTCGCTGTTTTTCTTCTACCGTGATGGTCAAACCATTTTAAATCAGGTACGTAAAGCCTTCGAAATGGTCGTTGGTCCGCGTATTCATCATTACTTAGATACAATTTCAGATACCACACGTGCCGTAGTTTATGGTGTCGGTCTAACCGCTGTCGCACAGGCTTTGCTTGCAGGCGTGAGTTATTTTGTTGCGGGTGTACCAAATCCAATGGTGCTGACCATTGTGACCTTTATCTTTGCTTTAATTCCATTTGGTCCACCTCTAGCGTATAGCTCCGTGGCTCTATGGCTCTTTTCACAGGGTCAAACTATTGAAGCTGTAGGTGTAATGGTCTGGGGTGTATGTGTGGTGAGTACCGCAGACAACGTCATTCGTCCATTGGTGATTTCAGGTGCAACCCAAATTCCATTCTTACTGATTATGTTTGGTGTATTGGGCGGTATCGCCAGTTTTGGTTTAGTTGGGGTATTTATTGGTCCAGTGATTTTGGCGGTGTTACTCGCAATTTGGCGTGAATGGTTGCATGAGACCAATCAAAATGAACCATTGATGATGCCAAAAGCCACGATGGCACATGATATTGATCCTGATATCGACGATAAATCACCACTTTAAAGTTTTAAAAAACTTACAAAGCTAAACATTTCAGCCGCTTATTATTTACTGAATTCGCAGAGCAATGATGTTTCAATTTATTCAGTTCATCACAATAAATTGGAAGTATCTGTATGACGAATTCAGTAAAAATGACCGCATTAGCTGCTTTCTGCGCCCTCGGCTTTAGCGCATGTAGCACGACCTCAGAACCAAACCATCAAAATAACA
This window of the Acinetobacter sp. NCu2D-2 genome carries:
- a CDS encoding AI-2E family transporter, translating into MQPYAPTLQKVLLFGLFFILLFLSFSILKYFIVPVVWAAIIAYMTWPLYQKVMHMCGQRRTVSATVMILMVLLVLGLPFIFAIFMLQHEGRNLYFELQKQVFSGHLHVPDFIRQLPFVGKEIARTIRDINTDPNSIIQTVSAWIQGHLNYGKVLFNEISKNIFKLVFAVMSLFFFYRDGQTILNQVRKAFEMVVGPRIHHYLDTISDTTRAVVYGVGLTAVAQALLAGVSYFVAGVPNPMVLTIVTFIFALIPFGPPLAYSSVALWLFSQGQTIEAVGVMVWGVCVVSTADNVIRPLVISGATQIPFLLIMFGVLGGIASFGLVGVFIGPVILAVLLAIWREWLHETNQNEPLMMPKATMAHDIDPDIDDKSPL
- a CDS encoding Holliday junction resolvase-like protein — encoded protein: MSIWMAMLIGACIGVVLTTLILGQSRNGRIKAEYERYIAELELEHQQALSAAQKRSVNTSRAVLKGKMAEQLAPIMPEFQYLPSDAKFLGDPVDYVVFDGYTDFRDGEGSADDIEVVLIDIKSGGARLTKGQQAIARAISEGRVRFETIRIDFDD
- a CDS encoding ParA family protein yields the protein MKTILVANQKGGCGKTLTAITLASALSVKGYRVALADADPQKSAAQWLKQRPDSAAPIVHLDWRRHKSIGDVPKDFDYLIIDAPGTYDENQMNALIAESDTILTPLQPSFFDIDATRRFLKKIKDIKKIRKAKVDLLLLANRTKANSAQHADIQQFFEKIEQQPVAWIAERTAYNRLAAQGLAIFDQSQKAYQELHAQWQPVLNATVDDPSQWF